In one Kiritimatiellia bacterium genomic region, the following are encoded:
- a CDS encoding glycosyltransferase family 2 protein, which produces MQLTIIIPAHNEEQRLPKMLDEYLPFFARAYGADFEVLVVINGSSDQTAVIAGKYAEKFAQLKYVVETRPIGKGGAIMLGIARAKGDLVGFTDADGSTPPAAFQKLVERIGRADAIIASRWIRGAQVRPRQPWKRRMASRLFNGMVRLLFGLRFSDTQCGAKLMKRGAALRILPELGITRWAFDVDLLFQLRRAGFQTVEIPSVWHDVAGSRLKIIRASLEMFAALARLRLLYSPFKNIVAFYDRYFARFFNA; this is translated from the coding sequence ATGCAGCTCACCATCATCATTCCGGCCCATAATGAAGAACAGCGTCTGCCTAAAATGCTTGATGAATACCTGCCTTTCTTTGCGCGCGCCTATGGAGCCGATTTTGAAGTGCTGGTCGTGATTAACGGTTCCTCCGACCAAACCGCCGTCATTGCCGGAAAATACGCGGAAAAATTCGCGCAACTGAAATATGTTGTTGAAACCAGGCCGATCGGCAAGGGCGGCGCCATCATGCTCGGAATCGCGCGCGCCAAAGGGGATCTGGTCGGTTTTACGGATGCGGACGGCTCCACGCCGCCGGCCGCATTTCAGAAGCTGGTTGAACGCATCGGCCGGGCCGACGCGATTATCGCTTCCCGCTGGATCAGGGGCGCGCAAGTGCGCCCCCGCCAGCCGTGGAAACGCCGTATGGCCTCGCGCCTTTTCAACGGCATGGTCCGCCTGCTCTTCGGCCTGAGATTCTCGGACACCCAGTGCGGCGCCAAACTGATGAAGCGCGGCGCCGCCCTGCGCATTCTGCCGGAACTGGGCATCACGCGCTGGGCCTTTGACGTTGACCTGCTCTTCCAACTGCGCCGCGCCGGTTTTCAGACCGTTGAAATTCCATCGGTCTGGCACGACGTGGCCGGCTCGCGCCTGAAAATTATCAGGGCTTCGCTGGAAATGTTCGCCGCGCTGGCGCGGTTGCGCCTTTTATATTCGCCTTTCAAAAACATTGTGGCGTTCTATGACCGTTATTTCGCGCGCTTTTTTAACGCGTAA
- a CDS encoding cell division protein FtsZ — MNDFASLSGSSADLLIVGIGNGGCNAVQTMAREWPDGPKMIGINTDERALAGLTGIECVPIGAKTMKGLGTGGDPRIARQAAEADIEKLRPLFNNVKIAIFAAGLGGGTGSGVAPLLIDEAKRAGALTLCFAMLPFEFEGPRRKEQAERGLQSIRDAADGVICLPSQRLTALIDDKANIREAFRRAEKMLAGGIRELWRVLNRSSIINFDFADLRAFLRNSSGNCVFCCAEGDGEQRIATVIDNIKKNVLLNNCRSLADADSFIICISGGPDLSINEVNKVVNGILALGGRQAFTMAGVGCEPEWREKIHVAILAAEKAPPAAGHANTENERARQNTKAEPPGKHAGPGQADLIQAGLFDAVEQGRFKGVSPTIVNGSNLDIPTFIRRRISIQKARIAGI; from the coding sequence ATGAACGACTTCGCTTCATTATCCGGCAGTTCAGCGGACCTCTTGATCGTCGGAATCGGCAATGGCGGCTGTAACGCGGTCCAGACCATGGCGCGGGAATGGCCGGACGGACCGAAAATGATCGGCATCAACACCGACGAACGGGCGCTGGCCGGGCTGACGGGAATTGAATGCGTCCCTATCGGCGCAAAAACCATGAAAGGACTGGGAACCGGCGGCGACCCGCGTATTGCGCGGCAGGCGGCCGAAGCGGACATTGAAAAACTGCGCCCCCTCTTCAATAACGTCAAAATCGCCATATTCGCCGCCGGGCTCGGCGGCGGAACCGGCTCCGGCGTCGCGCCGCTCTTGATTGACGAGGCGAAAAGGGCGGGAGCGCTGACATTATGTTTCGCCATGCTGCCCTTTGAATTTGAAGGGCCAAGACGGAAAGAACAGGCCGAACGCGGATTGCAGTCCATCCGGGACGCGGCCGACGGCGTCATCTGCCTGCCGAGCCAGCGCCTCACGGCGCTGATTGACGACAAAGCCAATATCCGTGAAGCTTTCCGCCGCGCGGAAAAAATGCTGGCCGGAGGAATCCGCGAGCTCTGGCGGGTGCTTAACCGCAGTTCCATTATTAACTTTGATTTCGCCGATTTGCGCGCCTTCCTGCGGAACAGCAGCGGCAACTGTGTTTTCTGCTGCGCGGAAGGCGACGGCGAACAAAGAATCGCGACGGTGATTGACAATATTAAAAAAAACGTCCTTTTGAACAACTGCCGCTCTTTGGCCGACGCCGATTCCTTTATCATCTGCATCAGCGGCGGCCCCGATCTTTCCATCAACGAGGTGAACAAGGTGGTGAACGGCATCCTGGCCCTCGGCGGCCGCCAGGCTTTCACCATGGCCGGCGTGGGCTGTGAGCCGGAATGGCGCGAAAAAATTCATGTCGCCATTCTCGCGGCGGAAAAAGCGCCGCCAGCCGCCGGACATGCGAACACCGAAAATGAACGCGCCCGCCAGAATACCAAGGCGGAACCGCCCGGGAAACACGCCGGCCCCGGCCAAGCCGACCTGATTCAGGCCGGATTGTTTGACGCCGTTGAACAGGGACGCTTCAAGGGAGTCAGCCCGACTATTGTTAACGGCAGCAACCTGGACATTCCGACTTTTATCCGCCGGCGGATAAGCATTCAAAAAGCCAGAATCGCCGGAATTTGA
- the ftsA gene encoding cell division protein FtsA has protein sequence MTKAPFAALEIGTSKVCALVGEPREDGNIMITGMGNCLSCGVRKGIIVDLEKAAACVQTAVQEAETTGAVEIRQIYLIVNGEHIRGSDNQGSVPVFDSVRGISADDIDDVTDIARTINLPHENESLHTIPQTYAADGQNGIINPLGMHSSRLSLNMLIVHGSRNILNNTIQAARNVGLEVMDIAFSGLCSALATLTPEQKECGVALIDIGGGTTNYVVYAENAIAAVGVIAVGGDHVTNDIAQGFTISIRRAEALKQESGAAVVAPSDRSRHITIPLEVGFPACSVTAGDLNAIINARMDETFQIIRNELERKALLPELGAGLILTGGASRLKGTEALAEKVFGVSCVTGRPRRFSGISSAHDGPEYAAPLGMIRYAIRGAVRQAEETLSLGGLIKRWFAGQA, from the coding sequence ATGACCAAAGCGCCTTTTGCCGCTCTTGAGATAGGGACTTCCAAGGTCTGCGCACTGGTGGGAGAACCCCGCGAGGACGGCAATATCATGATCACCGGCATGGGCAACTGCCTGTCCTGCGGCGTGCGCAAAGGCATCATTGTGGACCTGGAAAAGGCGGCGGCCTGCGTCCAGACCGCCGTCCAGGAAGCCGAGACAACCGGCGCGGTTGAAATAAGGCAGATCTACCTGATCGTCAACGGGGAACATATCCGCGGCTCCGACAATCAGGGCAGCGTTCCGGTGTTTGATTCTGTGCGCGGCATCAGCGCCGATGATATTGACGATGTTACCGACATCGCGCGGACAATCAACCTTCCGCACGAAAACGAATCGCTCCATACCATCCCCCAGACCTATGCGGCTGACGGCCAGAACGGCATCATTAACCCGCTGGGCATGCACAGCAGCCGCCTTTCACTCAACATGCTGATCGTGCACGGCTCGCGCAACATCCTGAACAATACGATTCAGGCGGCGCGCAACGTGGGCCTGGAAGTCATGGATATTGCCTTCAGCGGACTGTGCTCGGCGCTGGCCACACTGACGCCGGAACAGAAGGAATGCGGCGTGGCGCTGATTGACATCGGCGGCGGCACCACCAATTACGTCGTTTACGCCGAAAACGCTATCGCCGCCGTCGGCGTCATTGCCGTGGGCGGCGACCATGTCACCAACGATATCGCGCAGGGGTTCACGATTTCCATCCGGCGCGCCGAAGCGCTGAAACAGGAATCCGGCGCCGCGGTTGTTGCCCCCTCCGACCGTTCCCGGCACATAACCATTCCGCTGGAAGTCGGCTTCCCCGCCTGCTCGGTAACCGCCGGCGATTTGAACGCCATCATCAACGCCCGCATGGATGAAACCTTTCAGATTATCAGGAATGAATTGGAGCGCAAGGCGCTGCTCCCGGAACTCGGCGCCGGGCTGATCCTGACCGGCGGCGCCTCCCGCCTGAAGGGAACGGAAGCGCTCGCCGAAAAAGTCTTCGGCGTTTCCTGTGTTACCGGCCGTCCGCGCCGCTTCAGCGGCATCTCTTCGGCGCACGACGGCCCGGAATACGCCGCGCCGCTGGGGATGATCCGTTACGCGATCCGCGGCGCGGTCCGGCAGGCGGAAGAAACATTATCGCTGGGAGGTCTGATCAAAAGATGGTTCGCGGGCCAGGCTTAA